In Congzhengia minquanensis, the DNA window GGCAGACCGGAGAGTGTGCACAGACTCTGAATGGTACCCTGTTCGTAATTTACCATATATAACTGCGTATCCGTATATACAAATCCCTGTTCGTTAATACCAACGCCTTTTGTAACTTCCGGAAGGCTGGCAAAGGTTTTAGAAACTGCTGTTCCGCCAAGCGGTGTATATTTAATGATAGATGAACCCGTTCTAAAATAGTGGCTGCCTCCCAATGAATAAAGATAAAAAGTGGATTTATTTGTCCAAACGGACGATACGGTAATGTCACTCCAACAGGATTGAGCTGAAACAGGATTCGGATTGAAGATGATAGATTGCAGACCGTTTGAACCAATTTGGTCAAAAGAAAATACATTGCCGCTGTAATAAAATCTTGCAAAATCTATCGTATCCGCCGCGTGAGTATCGGCGTACTTTTCCCATGAATCCGAAACTATATCATACTTATAGACACTGATTGTTCCTCCGGATAAATTTGTATTGCTTCCAAATAAATAAATCGCATTGCCTGCTGTTTTTACCGCTTTCAAAAACATTCGTTCATCAATTGAACTTAAAAAATGTGTGTTCCCGTCTAAGTCTGTTTTATACACTAACGTGCGGAATTCATCACCGTCTAAAACGGACGGTGCTACAATTCTGTAAAGCTCGTTATTAACCGATACATTCCATTTTGTATCACCGCCGCTTCCGGCATATGAGACAAGTTTTTCATTTTTATCATAGGTTTGTTCCTTAATCATGTTGTGATTTCGGTCAAAGGTATAAACTGTTTCATAGTTCGGATATTTGACAATGGTATGATACTGCATGTCCACATTTATTGACTTTGACGTTGTTGAATCAACGATATATCCATACGGGTAACCGCTATAATCATTTTCATATTGATAAGAAATGGAATGTCCCGATGAATCTGTCTTTTTGCTTAGTTTATACATTAGATACCAGTTTTGACGGTAAATCCCCGCCGGCTGATAAATCCGCCTGGCAGTTGTATACTCATAATTGCTGTATCCTCCGGTAGGATAATTTACTTTGGTCAGCAGAATATATGCCCCGGAATGTACGATAGATTTATCGCCGATTTCATTCGAAATTTGCGTATACGTTTGATTTTCATTATATTCATAACTTGTTACAAAATTGGAGGCATCCTCCACAGATGTAAGCGTATACACCTTTCCCTTTGATGTTTCCTTAGTATCAAGATTTAACTTTGATAAAACGTTTCCTTCATATTGAAATGTAATGGAATTAATCCGTTTGCCTGAAAAGGATGATTTATGACCATACTCTACATTAATTTCACGGCCCGTACTGTCTGTTATCCTTTTTAGAGCCCTAAGTGTTCTGGAGTAATAATTTACTTTAAACAAATAATTAAAAAATGAACCACTATGATATTCAATATCGCCATATTCAAAATGAATTGTGTTGCCAAAAACATCTTTAATGCTGACAATATTTCCATATTCCTTATCAAACCTTTCTTCACGTCCGTTTGAATAGGTTAACACATATTGGTTGTTTGCGGCATCTTCTGTCAGAACCATATCTTCTAATTGATAGTTTAAAATATGGGTACCAGATAGCTCATATGAGCTACCGTTTGCCAAGCTTAGGCTAAATTTTTTTCTGTATCCGTTTCCGTGTTCTTCATTGGCAATATTAAGATTAGAAAAATTAAAAATCCAGCCAGCAGCAAATTGTCTGTAATTCATTTTATCTAAATTTTTACCCAGTTCATATTCGTCAATTGTTGCAACCGCGTCTGAAGAATTATAACGAATGGATACATCTAAATCAAGGCCGTTTCTTCCGGGAAATGAAAACAAAGATTTTGTATACATTAAATCGCCTGTTTGTAGGGAAACGGAATCATCGTTACCATTGTTAAAATACATTGGGGAAGCTACAGGATCAACTTTATAAATCGAGTCTTCATCCACACTTGCAACGGCTGAAGAAGACGCAGCTAATTCTCCCAACATTTCGTCCGAGAACAACATTTCATCATTGTTTTTAATATAGTTCTCTTCCTCTAAGTTGTCTGCAATGGCGTCTGTGCTGTTTTCACTTTGTGCTGGCAAAAAGGAATAGTTGTTGTTCACGATGTCGACCATACTTTGATTGTCCAACGGGTTGCCATAACGATTGATAATATCCTGATTGTAAAGTGCTTCTGCGCTTACCTCAGGTTCTATTTCTTCGTTAAGCTCATCTTCTAATTCTTTCTGTTCATAATTTTCCTCTAAAGCACTATCTGCTGCCAACTCTTCTTTTTCAGCAGGATAGCGGCTTTCTAAGTCATCTGAATCCTTTAATCGTTCTTCATCATTTTCCGGCACTTCTGTTTCCTCATCCTTAAGATCCTCCGGACCTAATTCTCCGCCTGGTTCTTCCTCAGGAACAAATTCCGGCTGTTCCTGGCTGATACCAGACGTTGCTTCCTCCTGCACCTTTGACTCTGCAAACACATTTAAGCTCAGCAAAAATGTGCTTGCCAAAAGCACTGACAATAATCTCTTCGTCATTTTCATAATAACCCTCCATTTTGTGAATTTATAATTTTAGCTTACAAAAAAGGACGCAAAAATAACTGCGGCCTTTTTAAATGCGCTTATATAATCACCTTTTGCACCAGAACATCCCCAAATTCTGACACGCATTTCGTTTCCTAATATGTACTTATTTGTAATAATTATACATATTTTAGATGGATTTGTCAACAGAATTTGGGATATTTGTAAAATTGAATTATGGCTATTCTATAACATAACGACAAAAAGCCCCAAAATACGCAAAATAACGCATTTCGAGGCCTTAAAGCTTGGTGCGCCTGATAGGATTTGAACCTACGGCACCCGGCGTCGGAGAGCAAATTTTGATATTTTTAGAAATGCCTCTATATAGCCTAAAAACCGCTTTGTTAAGCGATTTCTGGTTGTTTTAAAACAAACAGTGATATACAATAATAAGCCATAAAAAATCAGTCATTTGGTCAGTCAATCAGTCAAAAATCAGTCAAAAATAATTTCGAGTACATACAATACCAAATTAGATTTTATCAACTTAATAAAAATTCTTACACGTATTTTATTGAACTTATAAAGTTTAATTTTTATATATTAATCTGCATTATTATTCATAATCGTAAAAAATAGGGTAGTCAAATGACTACCCTAAATTATTTTTCATATACCTCAATCTGTTTAATCAGTTTATAAATCATCTGACACATCTGCGCTCTATTCAAAGATTCATCAGGACAAAATTTATCTTTCTCAATCCCATTGATAATTCCTAAAGAATAACATATCTGAATTTCGTTATAGAATTTATCATTATCTGCAATGTCTTTAAAAGGCATTTTTGTTAGAGAAGGATTAATCATGTCTTTTGATTTACAAACTAACTGAATAAAATTCCATATTGCATTACAAAATTCACCTCTTGTTAAGGCTTCATCTGGACAGAAATAATTATCGTGTTTCTCACTAATAAGTAATTTTGAAGAACAATATCTCACCGCGTTGTAAAACCAATGTTCCGGCATTACATCACTATATGTAACAAGAGTATAAGGATCTTCAAATATCTCACCATTAGCCTCAGTAAATTTAATTGCTAACTTATATAATGTTTGACAAATCTGTGCTCGCGTTAAGACACCTTCAGGATTAAAATGCGTAGCATCAATACCATTAATAATACCAGCCCCATAACAACGCCGAATTGCCTTACTGCCCCAATGTTCGTCTGCAACATCAGTAAAGGGGAATACGGGAGAGTTCTTTTCATCTAACAACAAAATAGCATATGTTAATGTGTCATATTTTGAGCTACAAATGCCATTTTCTCCATAAGTTGTTCCCCAAGAATTCATGTAATACCATTTCTTTTCGTCCCAACCTATAATCGGAACAGCGTGATATGCGCCACACATGCGAAAGTTTCCAAATACCGGAATTTGATATTTTAAAATAGCACGTTTTATCTCTTCCGTACGTTTTTCTTTATCTGCTGAACAAAAGCCAATATATGTTTTAATTTTTGTTGCGGAAGCAACTTCGTCAAGTTTGTCTAAATCTGGATGATTTTGAACAAAATCATAAGCAAGAGGCACTTCATAAAGTTCTGGCATCATTTCATTTGGAACAGAACCTAAGAAACAAGCTCGTTTTACTAAACTAAAAGGATATAAACCTTCCATTCTTCTTTCTGTACTAGCACGATGCCTTCCATATGCATATGTAGTAGAGAATTGTATCCATTCTCCTGTTTCTAGATACCATAATATTTGTAAAATTCCAGTTAAGGCAAAACAAGTACATTGTCCTGTAGTCTTTTGATTCCTACAATCTGGGATTCTATCTTTTGGAAGTCTAAAAGACTTTGGAATTTCTAAATCATCCGATTTACACACTGCTCCATATTCATATAATAAAGCACTCGGCTTTTCATATA includes these proteins:
- a CDS encoding RHS repeat domain-containing protein, yielding MKMTKRLLSVLLASTFLLSLNVFAESKVQEEATSGISQEQPEFVPEEEPGGELGPEDLKDEETEVPENDEERLKDSDDLESRYPAEKEELAADSALEENYEQKELEDELNEEIEPEVSAEALYNQDIINRYGNPLDNQSMVDIVNNNYSFLPAQSENSTDAIADNLEEENYIKNNDEMLFSDEMLGELAASSSAVASVDEDSIYKVDPVASPMYFNNGNDDSVSLQTGDLMYTKSLFSFPGRNGLDLDVSIRYNSSDAVATIDEYELGKNLDKMNYRQFAAGWIFNFSNLNIANEEHGNGYRKKFSLSLANGSSYELSGTHILNYQLEDMVLTEDAANNQYVLTYSNGREERFDKEYGNIVSIKDVFGNTIHFEYGDIEYHSGSFFNYLFKVNYYSRTLRALKRITDSTGREINVEYGHKSSFSGKRINSITFQYEGNVLSKLNLDTKETSKGKVYTLTSVEDASNFVTSYEYNENQTYTQISNEIGDKSIVHSGAYILLTKVNYPTGGYSNYEYTTARRIYQPAGIYRQNWYLMYKLSKKTDSSGHSISYQYENDYSGYPYGYIVDSTTSKSINVDMQYHTIVKYPNYETVYTFDRNHNMIKEQTYDKNEKLVSYAGSGGDTKWNVSVNNELYRIVAPSVLDGDEFRTLVYKTDLDGNTHFLSSIDERMFLKAVKTAGNAIYLFGSNTNLSGGTISVYKYDIVSDSWEKYADTHAADTIDFARFYYSGNVFSFDQIGSNGLQSIIFNPNPVSAQSCWSDITVSSVWTNKSTFYLYSLGGSHYFRTGSSIIKYTPLGGTAVSKTFASLPEVTKGVGINEQGFVYTDTQLYMVNYEQGTIQSLCTLSGLPSGGRIYPDMYSHLYYLVKDNNVYTKINKVSMSSPNTAIQYAERLFPTKTANVIMGLDTMYIALCANDSSIGTALDFAGGFEKVTLTDSTKVTYNRKTDYTYNDYNQQTGMAYSIAKGSTVSQMYTEGRTYVEKHDVPLSTTDRLGNRTTYEYTNSTYYIPTKVTQFAGTANALITNNTLSSDKKKIISTSTLYDDRTLTTEYTYDTTYPGNIVGEILKEVRPAQTEKELQNISYEYNSYNAEGRNAYITRKSINNVVSHNSDFEKTSRSSNVHEYYYDKHGRLLKDHQLWDRWYEYTYLANGWIASEQTPDFIVKEYTYTLGQDGVNKRETEYKCRKITGHSDPIFPLNYSFIEYYDDLGRVTKRSEEYTGSGGEKTLARFVYDGHNVSEVYDAENNKTVYAYDSFDRPAYTAIMGEDDTEINEQSISYDDFSLTTSQYYGSNNSKSLYQSVTTDVAGRVVSEKNYIISKLYRETLTSYDYMGNVSTVTDPKGNVTRYTYNDLGQMTKVTDALLQNTLYEYDSLGNTTKMTTPGGSVTQYEYDTLSRLIKETDALGNSDYYSYYNVDERLGKTKDKNNVITTYEYDYVEDNYAYQSGWLSSKIIGDKTINYTYDDWANYAQINDGGSVTSYTYTGNNLLKTKTTPDNKTITYEYDARRNISKVTDYSGTETTYTYDAANRMISAASNGLTTQYEYENEQGLLSKVSYGSSGKYQTFEYNLQGEPT
- a CDS encoding S-layer homology domain-containing protein produces the protein MLSKLKFALKKIQMRHSAGSLYEKPSALLYEYGAVCKSDDLEIPKSFRLPKDRIPDCRNQKTTGQCTCFALTGILQILWYLETGEWIQFSTTYAYGRHRASTERRMEGLYPFSLVKRACFLGSVPNEMMPELYEVPLAYDFVQNHPDLDKLDEVASATKIKTYIGFCSADKEKRTEEIKRAILKYQIPVFGNFRMCGAYHAVPIIGWDEKKWYYMNSWGTTYGENGICSSKYDTLTYAILLLDEKNSPVFPFTDVADEHWGSKAIRRCYGAGIINGIDATHFNPEGVLTRAQICQTLYKLAIKFTEANGEIFEDPYTLVTYSDVMPEHWFYNAVRYCSSKLLISEKHDNYFCPDEALTRGEFCNAIWNFIQLVCKSKDMINPSLTKMPFKDIADNDKFYNEIQICYSLGIINGIEKDKFCPDESLNRAQMCQMIYKLIKQIEVYEK